One Candidatus Saccharibacteria bacterium RAAC3_TM7_1 genomic region harbors:
- a CDS encoding lysyl-tRNA synthetase (RAAC3_TM7_1_549), with amino-acid sequence MATLKELRDERLRKLEELKKLGVDPYPATSARTHTNQEIIDKFETLSGQTVTAVGRIAGIRKFGQLAFIVLRDMSGSLQLFMKADTVDPLKPDESQLGMNELPLLDIGDFVQATGPVIKTKTGEVSIDVRQLRLLTKSLRPMPTKQDGFTNKEERMRRRYVDMNVNDDVRQRFIRRSKFWQATRNTLLDEGFLEINIPVLESIAGGADANPFVTHMDALDQDFYLRISHELPLKRLLVAGYEKVFDIGPRFRNENYSEEHLPEHIAMEWYWAYADWEMGMEFTERMMRRIVDETWGTRQFTLSDGKQVDFGKDGEHFSRISFVEVLKNEYNIDVFASSMDEIQAALKSNQLEVEKADNRQRSLDKLWKKYRKTLAGPVFLIDMPTFMQPLAKIQPGNPKLTEQFNLVFGGSEMCKAFSELNDPIDQYNRFKEQQAMRDAGDEEAQMMDIDYVEALEYAMPPACGFGFSERVFWSLEGVTAREGVPFPQLRQEIDEITKTIYPDLRL; translated from the coding sequence ATGGCGACACTTAAAGAACTACGCGACGAGAGACTACGGAAACTAGAAGAGTTAAAAAAGCTGGGGGTTGACCCATACCCGGCAACGTCTGCACGCACACACACAAACCAGGAAATCATTGATAAATTTGAAACGCTGTCGGGTCAGACGGTTACCGCAGTAGGCCGGATTGCTGGCATTCGCAAGTTTGGCCAACTTGCCTTTATTGTACTGAGGGACATGAGCGGTTCATTGCAGTTATTCATGAAAGCCGATACGGTAGACCCATTGAAGCCCGACGAAAGCCAGCTCGGCATGAACGAACTCCCGCTCCTTGATATTGGCGATTTTGTGCAAGCTACAGGGCCGGTCATCAAGACCAAGACAGGGGAGGTGTCGATTGACGTACGGCAGCTGAGACTACTCACGAAAAGTCTTCGACCGATGCCGACGAAGCAGGACGGTTTTACCAACAAAGAAGAGCGTATGCGCCGTCGCTATGTCGATATGAACGTCAACGATGATGTTCGCCAGCGTTTTATACGCCGTTCAAAGTTCTGGCAGGCAACCAGGAATACGTTGCTCGATGAAGGATTTTTAGAGATCAATATCCCGGTACTTGAAAGTATTGCCGGTGGCGCTGATGCGAACCCATTTGTCACACATATGGACGCACTCGACCAAGATTTTTATCTGCGCATTAGTCATGAGCTACCACTTAAGCGGCTACTTGTTGCCGGTTATGAAAAAGTCTTTGATATCGGTCCGCGTTTTCGTAACGAAAATTATTCTGAAGAACACCTGCCAGAGCATATCGCTATGGAGTGGTACTGGGCCTATGCCGACTGGGAAATGGGTATGGAGTTTACCGAACGTATGATGCGGCGAATCGTCGACGAAACATGGGGGACGCGTCAATTTACGCTTTCAGACGGAAAGCAGGTGGATTTCGGTAAGGACGGTGAACATTTTTCCCGCATCAGCTTTGTTGAGGTGTTGAAGAATGAATATAATATCGATGTTTTCGCCTCTTCGATGGATGAAATTCAGGCAGCACTGAAGTCAAATCAGCTGGAAGTGGAAAAGGCGGACAATCGTCAACGCTCACTCGACAAGCTTTGGAAGAAATATCGCAAGACCTTGGCCGGTCCAGTTTTCCTTATCGACATGCCGACCTTTATGCAGCCGCTCGCTAAAATCCAGCCAGGTAACCCGAAGCTGACTGAGCAATTCAACCTTGTTTTTGGCGGTAGCGAGATGTGTAAAGCCTTTAGCGAACTGAATGACCCAATCGACCAGTATAACCGCTTCAAGGAGCAGCAGGCTATGCGTGATGCTGGTGATGAGGAAGCGCAGATGATGGATATTGACTATGTCGAAGCACTCGAATACGCTATGCCGCCGGCCTGTGGTTTTGGTTTCTCAGAACGCGTTTTTTGGTCGCTTGAAGGAGTAACGGCACGTGAAGGTGTGCCGTTTCCACAGTTGCGTCAGGAGATCGACGAAATCACCAAAACTATCTATCCTGACCTCAGGCTCTAG
- a CDS encoding hypothetical protein (RAAC3_TM7_1_550), translated as MELVYEFDGVLYKSVGEYLDAVAHEYKHGDKDLAKTSLEDYGFSVSDINVNRDEDN; from the coding sequence ATGGAGCTGGTCTATGAGTTTGATGGCGTGCTATATAAGTCAGTTGGCGAATACCTGGATGCGGTCGCGCATGAGTACAAACACGGCGACAAAGATCTGGCAAAAACCTCTCTGGAAGACTATGGGTTTAGTGTGAGCGACATTAACGTAAATAGGGACGAGGACAACTAA
- a CDS encoding hypothetical protein (RAAC3_TM7_1_551), with product MKAIWQGAVVAEAPKENLIRIEGNWYFPPNSIKKEYFSPSDLHTECIWKGTASYYDITVGGDVNDGAAWYYPIPKAGSVERVKKDFKDYVAFWRGVEVTE from the coding sequence ATGAAAGCAATCTGGCAAGGTGCGGTCGTGGCTGAGGCACCAAAAGAAAATCTGATCAGGATTGAGGGCAACTGGTATTTTCCGCCTAACTCAATCAAAAAAGAATATTTTTCTCCGAGTGATCTCCACACCGAATGTATCTGGAAAGGCACTGCCAGCTACTACGACATTACCGTTGGTGGTGACGTAAATGACGGTGCTGCGTGGTATTATCCGATTCCAAAAGCGGGGTCGGTCGAGCGAGTCAAAAAGGATTTCAAAGATTACGTCGCATTTTGGCGCGGAGTTGAAGTAACAGAATAG
- a CDS encoding hypothetical protein (RAAC3_TM7_1_552) — MSFRHHRQSQDIQVSLDHMHRSLDTYGLDRNSTVLIGSCCLACVNIRAPRDIDVLVSPQEFETLHDQLATPSGIPLKPLFHTDRPWLYAVYRPQGVMSLDITRPADFLSTDEVLDELFQQEMANLPQTDEGWHYLTAELALEAMARSHARKNRQDIKQLKKNLEAQ; from the coding sequence ATGAGTTTTCGGCATCACCGGCAGTCCCAGGATATACAAGTCTCACTCGACCATATGCACCGCTCACTTGATACTTATGGTCTCGACAGGAACTCGACCGTTCTCATTGGCAGTTGCTGCCTTGCCTGCGTCAATATCAGAGCACCGCGAGATATCGACGTCCTGGTATCGCCACAAGAGTTCGAGACTTTGCATGACCAGCTTGCAACCCCCAGCGGCATTCCACTGAAGCCCTTATTCCACACTGACCGCCCCTGGTTGTATGCCGTGTACCGACCACAGGGTGTCATGTCACTTGACATTACTCGTCCTGCCGATTTTCTAAGTACGGATGAAGTGTTGGATGAGCTCTTCCAGCAGGAGATGGCCAACCTACCCCAAACAGATGAGGGTTGGCACTATCTGACAGCCGAGCTAGCTCTCGAAGCTATGGCTCGCTCCCACGCTCGCAAAAATCGCCAGGACATCAAGCAGCTCAAGAAAAACCTAGAGGCACAGTAG